From a region of the Streptomyces sp. NBC_01454 genome:
- a CDS encoding TetR/AcrR family transcriptional regulator, with translation MAAASDGAGSGGAHSRTNENGNSNGNGTGVTHRAAAGTGGRSTPLRVDAQRNLEHVLRAAREVFGELGYGAPMEDVARRARVGVGTVYRRFPSKDVLVRRIAEEETARLTDQARTALGQEDDPWAALSRFLRTSVASGAGRLLPPGILRADADTGRSALPSVSGANEPRLPDGLSEARVPQQRVAPGSDGTPVALRPAGEREVPEDEPLPVAETTGADALLEVVGRLVERAKAAGELRTDVTVSDVLLVIATGAPALPDPSHQQAASARLLEILLEGLRSR, from the coding sequence ATGGCAGCTGCCTCGGACGGCGCCGGGAGCGGTGGCGCACACAGCAGAACCAACGAGAACGGCAACAGCAACGGCAACGGCACCGGCGTGACCCACCGGGCCGCTGCGGGGACGGGCGGCCGGAGCACGCCGCTGCGGGTGGACGCACAGCGCAATCTGGAACATGTGCTGCGCGCCGCGCGTGAGGTGTTCGGCGAGCTGGGATACGGCGCGCCCATGGAGGACGTGGCCCGGCGGGCCCGCGTGGGAGTCGGCACGGTCTACCGCCGCTTCCCCAGCAAGGACGTCCTCGTCCGCCGGATAGCGGAGGAGGAGACCGCACGGCTGACGGACCAGGCGCGTACGGCGCTGGGCCAGGAGGACGATCCGTGGGCGGCGCTCTCGCGCTTTCTGCGGACCTCGGTGGCCTCGGGGGCCGGGCGGCTGCTGCCACCGGGCATCCTGCGGGCGGACGCCGACACCGGCCGGTCCGCACTGCCGTCGGTGTCCGGGGCGAACGAGCCGCGGCTGCCGGACGGCCTGAGCGAGGCGCGGGTGCCGCAGCAGCGGGTGGCGCCCGGCAGTGACGGGACGCCCGTCGCTCTCCGGCCTGCCGGAGAGCGCGAGGTCCCGGAGGACGAGCCGCTTCCGGTGGCGGAGACGACGGGCGCCGATGCGCTGCTGGAGGTCGTCGGACGGCTGGTCGAGCGCGCCAAGGCGGCCGGGGAGCTGCGCACCGATGTGACGGTCTCCGACGTCCTCTTAGTCATCGCCACGGGTGCACCGGCGCTGCCCGACCCCAGCCATCAGCAGGCCGCCTCCGCGCGGCTGCTGGAAATCCTGCTGGAGGGGCTGCGCTCGCGGTAA